In Nocardia sputorum, a single genomic region encodes these proteins:
- a CDS encoding segregation and condensation protein A: MRLSNFEGPFDLLLTLISSRKLDVTEVALHKVTDEFIAYTKALTANMARQNTLRADKILDQTTEFLVVAATLLDLKAARLLPSGEMTDAEDLELLEARDLLFARLLQYRAFKQVAELLGELEAAALRRYPRAVGLEERYAGLLPEVTLGVGAAEFAAIAAAAFRPRPVPKVGLDHLHTHAISVAEQAALVLERLKQRGAGAWTSFGELVADCEVPVQIVARFLALLELYRGKTIEFDQPDPLGPLAVSWIGDEAAQQADTVTIEEDYG; the protein is encoded by the coding sequence TTGCGGCTGAGCAACTTCGAGGGTCCGTTCGATCTGCTGCTCACCCTGATCAGCTCGCGCAAACTGGACGTCACCGAGGTGGCGTTGCACAAGGTCACCGACGAGTTCATCGCCTACACCAAGGCGTTGACCGCGAACATGGCGCGGCAGAACACGTTGCGCGCGGACAAGATCCTGGACCAGACGACCGAATTCCTGGTCGTCGCCGCCACGCTGCTGGATCTGAAGGCCGCGCGCCTGCTGCCGTCCGGGGAGATGACCGACGCCGAGGATCTCGAACTGCTCGAGGCGCGCGACCTGCTGTTCGCCCGGCTGCTGCAGTATCGCGCGTTCAAGCAGGTCGCCGAACTGCTCGGCGAGCTGGAGGCGGCCGCGCTGCGCCGCTATCCGCGGGCGGTCGGCTTGGAGGAGCGCTACGCGGGCCTGCTGCCCGAGGTTACGCTGGGTGTCGGGGCGGCCGAGTTCGCCGCGATCGCCGCGGCGGCCTTCCGGCCCCGTCCGGTACCCAAGGTCGGGCTCGACCACTTGCACACGCACGCGATCTCGGTGGCCGAGCAGGCGGCCCTGGTGCTGGAACGGCTCAAACAGCGCGGTGCGGGCGCGTGGACCTCGTTCGGCGAGCTGGTCGCCGACTGCGAGGTGCCGGTCCAGATCGTCGCCCGTTTCCTGGCGCTGCTCGAGCTGTATCGCGGCAAGACGATCGAGTTCGACCAGCCGGATCCGCTGGGACCCCTGGCGGTCAGCTGGATCGGCGACGAGGCCGCGCAGCAGGCGGACACCGTGACAATCGAGGAGGACTACGGGTGA
- a CDS encoding cupin domain-containing protein, whose protein sequence is MAKSFIVHEADVEAVPLPGGGSFRLLEDSENSAGLFGANRLTLAAGADGTRPHHHTKSTEIFYVLDGTMEFLVDGARNAVGKGGLVVVPPGVVHAFGAGAEGPAEFLAVLTPGIVRFEYFRQLGRIARGEADWDSMNELHDRFDVHFDGGPQWR, encoded by the coding sequence ATGGCAAAGTCTTTCATCGTCCACGAGGCCGACGTCGAGGCGGTTCCGCTACCAGGGGGCGGCTCCTTCCGGCTGCTCGAGGACAGCGAGAACTCCGCAGGGCTGTTCGGCGCCAATCGGCTCACCCTGGCCGCGGGTGCGGACGGCACCCGGCCGCACCACCACACGAAGTCGACCGAGATCTTCTATGTGCTGGACGGCACGATGGAGTTCCTCGTGGACGGCGCCCGCAACGCCGTGGGCAAAGGCGGCCTGGTGGTGGTGCCACCGGGGGTCGTGCACGCCTTCGGCGCCGGCGCGGAGGGGCCCGCGGAGTTTCTGGCTGTGCTCACACCCGGTATCGTCCGCTTCGAGTACTTCCGGCAACTCGGCCGGATAGCGCGCGGGGAGGCGGACTGGGACAGCATGAACGAATTGCACGACCGGTTCGATGTTCATTTCGATGGCGGACCGCAATGGCGCTGA
- the recN gene encoding DNA repair protein RecN, producing MLTEIRIDGLGVISTATAQFHAGLTCLTGETGAGKTMVVTSLHLLSGARADAGRVRLGASRAVVEGRFTIEDVNEAARAEVAQVLEAAAAEQDDDGSVIAIRTVGSDGRSRAHLGGRGVPASVLADFTAPLLTVHGQNDQLRLQRPDQQLSALDRFAGDAVSALLRKYQVLRRSWLDARTELLERTARSRELALEAERLEHSLNEIDAIAPEPGEDVRIVDEVRRLSDLDSLRAAAATAHEALAGPADAPGDGSGAMEALGTARARIEAADDPALVALAPRLADAIAVVVDVTTELSGYLSDLPSDPGALDSLLTRQAELKTLTRKYAADIDGVLAWAQEARTRLGSLDVSEEALAKLAAEVDTAAERVREAAKKLSAARRKAAGKLAAAVSAELGGLAMGKARLEVEVRPVLAGAQDSAPLTVDGQELHAGAMGIDEAEFRLAAHSGAQSLPLSKSASGGELSRVMLALEVVLAGSEHGATMVFDEVDAGVGGRAAVEIGRRLARLARTHQVIVVTHLPQVAAFADTHLVVDKSDDGKGAVNSGVRALTNDERVVELARMLAGLDDTETGRAHAEELLATARAEKAGAEAAAR from the coding sequence GTGCTGACAGAGATCAGGATTGACGGGCTTGGCGTCATTTCCACGGCGACCGCGCAGTTCCACGCGGGACTGACCTGCCTGACCGGCGAGACCGGCGCGGGCAAGACCATGGTGGTGACCAGCCTGCATCTGCTCAGCGGTGCGCGCGCGGACGCGGGCCGGGTCCGGCTCGGCGCGTCCCGCGCCGTGGTGGAGGGCCGGTTCACCATCGAGGACGTCAACGAAGCCGCCCGCGCCGAGGTCGCGCAGGTGCTCGAGGCGGCCGCGGCCGAGCAGGACGACGACGGCAGCGTCATCGCGATCCGCACGGTCGGCAGCGACGGGCGCTCCCGCGCGCATCTCGGTGGCCGCGGTGTCCCGGCCTCGGTGCTGGCCGATTTCACCGCGCCCTTGCTGACCGTGCACGGTCAGAACGACCAGCTGCGGTTGCAGCGTCCCGATCAGCAGTTGTCGGCGCTGGACCGGTTCGCGGGCGACGCCGTGTCCGCGCTGCTGCGGAAGTACCAGGTGCTGCGCCGATCCTGGCTCGACGCTCGCACCGAGTTGCTCGAACGGACCGCGCGCAGCAGGGAATTGGCTCTCGAGGCCGAACGCCTCGAACACTCGCTGAACGAAATCGACGCCATCGCTCCGGAACCCGGCGAGGACGTGCGCATCGTCGACGAGGTGCGCAGGCTCAGCGACCTGGATTCGCTACGTGCGGCGGCGGCCACCGCGCATGAGGCGCTGGCCGGCCCTGCCGACGCACCCGGAGACGGGTCCGGCGCCATGGAAGCGCTCGGCACCGCTCGCGCCCGCATCGAAGCCGCCGACGATCCGGCGCTGGTCGCGCTCGCGCCGCGCCTGGCCGACGCCATCGCCGTGGTGGTCGACGTGACCACCGAGTTGAGCGGGTATCTGTCGGATCTGCCTTCGGATCCGGGGGCGCTGGATTCGCTGCTCACCCGGCAGGCCGAATTGAAGACGCTGACCCGCAAGTACGCAGCGGACATCGATGGGGTGCTGGCCTGGGCGCAGGAGGCCCGGACCCGGCTCGGTTCGCTGGACGTCTCCGAGGAGGCGCTGGCGAAGCTGGCCGCCGAGGTGGACACCGCCGCCGAACGGGTGCGGGAGGCGGCGAAGAAGCTGAGCGCCGCGCGGCGGAAGGCGGCGGGCAAGCTGGCCGCCGCGGTGAGCGCCGAGCTGGGTGGTCTGGCGATGGGCAAGGCGCGCCTGGAAGTCGAGGTGCGGCCGGTGCTCGCGGGCGCGCAGGACTCGGCGCCGCTCACCGTCGACGGCCAGGAGTTGCATGCCGGCGCCATGGGTATCGATGAGGCCGAGTTCCGGTTGGCGGCGCATTCGGGCGCGCAGTCGTTGCCGTTGAGCAAGAGCGCGTCCGGAGGTGAGCTGTCGCGCGTGATGCTGGCGCTGGAAGTGGTGCTGGCCGGCTCCGAGCACGGAGCCACCATGGTGTTCGACGAGGTCGACGCGGGCGTCGGCGGGCGCGCCGCGGTGGAGATCGGCCGCAGGCTGGCCCGGCTGGCGCGCACGCATCAGGTGATCGTGGTGACCCATCTGCCGCAGGTCGCCGCGTTCGCCGACACGCACCTGGTGGTCGACAAATCCGACGACGGCAAGGGCGCCGTCAACAGCGGCGTCCGTGCGCTGACCAACGACGAGCGCGTGGTCGAGCTGGCGCGCATGCTGGCCGGTCTCGACGACACCGAGACCGGCCGGGCGCACGCGGAGGAACTGCTCGCGACGGCGCGCGCCGAGAAAGCGGGCGCCGAGGCGGCCGCGCGCTGA
- a CDS encoding ParA family protein — protein MGAGAEPLTGSRPGPYSDAAAETLWGHGVEPVPEDATLGPTGRPLRLVPDPPPVGEHGDALIVAMCNQKGGVGKTTSTINLGAALAEYGRRVLLVDLDPQGALSAGLGVAHHDLDSTVHDLLIGSKVSIDDVLMQTRVPNMDLLPSNIDLSAAEIQLVNEVGREQSLGRALEPVRNRYDYILIDCQPSLGLLTVNALACSDGVIIPMECEYFSLRGLALLNDTVEKVRDRLNPRLSLYGIVVTMFDSRLLHSRQVMARVVEVFGELVYDTAIARTVRFPDASVAGEPITTWAPKSSGAEAYRSMAREVIHRSGR, from the coding sequence ATGGGTGCTGGGGCGGAGCCGCTTACGGGCTCGCGACCGGGTCCGTACTCGGACGCCGCGGCGGAAACGCTGTGGGGCCACGGCGTCGAGCCGGTCCCGGAGGACGCGACGCTCGGCCCGACCGGACGGCCGCTGCGGCTGGTGCCGGACCCGCCGCCGGTCGGCGAGCACGGTGACGCGTTGATCGTGGCCATGTGCAACCAGAAGGGCGGGGTCGGCAAGACCACCTCCACCATCAATCTCGGTGCCGCGCTGGCCGAATACGGCCGGCGCGTGCTGCTGGTCGACCTGGATCCGCAGGGCGCGCTGTCGGCCGGTCTCGGTGTCGCCCACCACGATCTCGACTCGACCGTGCACGACCTGCTCATCGGCTCCAAGGTGTCCATCGATGACGTGCTGATGCAGACGCGTGTCCCGAACATGGATCTGCTGCCGAGCAACATCGACCTCTCCGCCGCCGAGATCCAGCTCGTCAACGAGGTGGGCCGGGAGCAATCGCTCGGACGCGCACTGGAGCCGGTGCGCAACCGCTACGACTACATCCTCATCGACTGCCAGCCTTCGCTGGGCCTGCTCACGGTCAACGCGCTGGCCTGTTCGGACGGTGTGATCATCCCGATGGAGTGCGAGTATTTCTCGCTGCGCGGGCTCGCGCTGCTCAACGACACCGTGGAGAAGGTTCGGGACCGGCTGAATCCGCGGCTGAGCCTGTACGGAATAGTGGTCACCATGTTCGACTCTCGACTGCTGCATTCCCGCCAGGTCATGGCGCGCGTCGTCGAGGTGTTCGGTGAGCTGGTCTACGACACGGCCATCGCGCGCACCGTCCGTTTCCCGGACGCCAGCGTCGCGGGCGAGCCGATCACCACATGGGCGCCGAAATCCAGTGGCGCCGAAGCGTATCGGTCGATGGCCAGGGAAGTCATCCACCGATCCGGCCGGTGA
- the scpB gene encoding SMC-Scp complex subunit ScpB, protein MSEAVVELTPEPLADDEFRSALEAMLLVVDSPAPADQLAAALGDTAERVEHTLRAMSAELSARSSGMDLRFVGDGWRFYTRSEYAPYVERMLLDGSRSKLTRAALETLAVVAYRQPVTRTRVSAVRGVNVDGVMRTLLARGLIAEAGVDPETNGTLYRTTELFLERIGLASLSDLPPLAPLLPGVDLIDEINESLETDPRYTRLKKPAEADLDLGTEE, encoded by the coding sequence GTGAGCGAGGCAGTGGTGGAACTCACCCCGGAGCCGCTCGCGGACGACGAGTTCCGTTCCGCGCTGGAGGCCATGCTGCTGGTCGTCGACTCGCCCGCACCGGCTGACCAGCTCGCGGCCGCGCTCGGCGACACCGCGGAGCGCGTCGAGCACACCCTGCGCGCGATGTCCGCCGAACTGTCGGCGCGGTCCAGCGGGATGGATCTGCGTTTCGTCGGCGACGGCTGGCGCTTCTATACTCGCAGCGAGTACGCGCCGTATGTGGAGCGGATGCTGCTCGACGGCTCCCGGTCGAAACTGACCCGGGCGGCGTTGGAGACGCTGGCGGTGGTGGCATACCGGCAGCCGGTGACCAGGACCAGGGTCAGCGCGGTGCGCGGCGTGAACGTCGACGGGGTGATGCGCACGCTGCTGGCCAGGGGCCTGATCGCCGAGGCAGGCGTCGACCCGGAGACCAACGGGACGCTGTACCGCACCACCGAGCTGTTCCTGGAACGGATCGGGCTCGCTTCGCTGAGCGACCTGCCGCCGCTGGCGCCCCTGCTTCCGGGCGTCGACCTGATCGATGAGATCAACGAGAGCCTGGAGACCGACCCCCGGTACACCAGGCTGAAGAAACCCGCCGAGGCCGATTTGGACCTCGGCACCGAAGAGTGA
- a CDS encoding CTP synthase, translating into MGQTRIQARTDTKHIFVSGGVASSLGKGLTASSLGQLLTARGLRVTMQKLDPYLNVDPGTMNPFQHGEVFVTEDGAETDLDVGHYERFLDRDLSRDANVTTGQIYSSVIAKERRGEYLGDTVQVIPHITDEIKNRILAMRGPDLQGQTPDVVITEIGGTVGDIESQPFLEAARQIRHDVGRDNVFFLHVSLVPYLAPSGELKTKPTQHSVAALRNIGIQPDALILRCDREVPQALKSKIALMCDVEVDACISTPDAPSIYDIPRVLHREGLDAYVVRRLGLPFRDVDWTVWGDLLDRVHSPRETVEVALVGKYVDLPDAYLSVTEALRAGGFASRAKVNIRWVPSDECETPTGAQHALRDVDAVLIPGGFGIRGIEGKVGAIHYARTRGIPLLGLCLGLQCMVIEAARRVGLAEANSAEFEPDTPHPVISTMADQEQAVAGEADLGGTMRLGAYPATLEKGSVVAQAYGSEHVSERHRHRYEVNNAYRDKIAESGLRFSGTSPDGHLVEFVELPADVHPFFVATQAHPELKSRPTRPHPLFAALISAALKYKAAERLPVDIPGEELAGATEQA; encoded by the coding sequence GTGGGTCAAACACGGATTCAGGCGCGAACGGACACGAAGCACATCTTCGTCAGCGGTGGTGTCGCCTCCTCATTGGGTAAAGGTCTTACCGCCTCCAGCCTCGGTCAGCTGCTGACGGCGCGTGGGCTGCGCGTCACGATGCAGAAACTCGACCCGTACTTGAACGTCGATCCCGGCACGATGAACCCCTTCCAGCACGGCGAGGTGTTCGTGACGGAGGACGGCGCGGAGACCGACCTGGACGTCGGCCACTACGAGCGCTTCCTCGATCGGGACCTGTCCCGGGACGCGAACGTGACCACCGGGCAAATCTATTCGTCGGTCATCGCCAAGGAGCGCCGCGGCGAGTACCTCGGCGATACGGTGCAGGTGATCCCGCACATCACCGACGAGATCAAGAACCGGATCCTCGCCATGCGCGGCCCGGATCTGCAGGGCCAGACCCCGGACGTGGTGATCACCGAGATCGGCGGCACCGTCGGCGACATCGAGTCGCAGCCGTTCCTGGAGGCGGCTCGCCAGATCCGCCACGACGTCGGGCGGGACAACGTCTTCTTCCTGCACGTGTCGCTGGTGCCCTACCTCGCGCCCTCCGGTGAGTTGAAGACCAAGCCGACCCAGCACTCGGTGGCGGCGCTGCGCAATATCGGCATCCAGCCCGACGCACTGATCCTGCGCTGCGACCGCGAGGTGCCGCAGGCCCTGAAGAGCAAGATCGCGCTGATGTGCGACGTCGAGGTCGACGCCTGCATCTCCACGCCGGACGCGCCGTCGATCTACGACATCCCGCGCGTGCTGCACCGGGAGGGCCTGGACGCCTACGTGGTGCGCAGGCTGGGACTGCCGTTCCGCGATGTGGACTGGACTGTGTGGGGCGACCTGCTCGACCGGGTGCACTCGCCGCGCGAGACGGTCGAGGTCGCGCTGGTCGGCAAGTACGTCGACCTGCCCGACGCCTACCTCTCGGTCACCGAGGCGCTGCGCGCGGGCGGATTCGCCTCGCGCGCGAAGGTGAACATCCGCTGGGTGCCCTCCGACGAGTGCGAGACCCCTACCGGCGCCCAGCACGCGCTGCGCGACGTGGACGCCGTGCTGATTCCCGGCGGGTTCGGCATTCGCGGCATCGAGGGCAAAGTCGGCGCGATCCACTACGCGCGCACCCGCGGCATCCCGCTGCTCGGCCTGTGCTTGGGACTGCAGTGCATGGTGATCGAGGCGGCGCGCCGGGTGGGGCTGGCGGAGGCCAACTCGGCTGAATTCGAACCGGACACACCCCATCCCGTCATCTCCACCATGGCCGACCAGGAGCAGGCCGTGGCCGGCGAGGCCGATCTCGGCGGCACCATGCGGCTTGGCGCCTACCCGGCGACGCTGGAGAAGGGCTCGGTCGTCGCGCAGGCCTACGGCAGCGAGCACGTCTCCGAGCGTCATCGCCACCGCTACGAGGTGAACAACGCCTATCGCGACAAGATCGCCGAGAGCGGCTTGCGGTTCAGCGGCACCTCGCCGGACGGGCACCTGGTCGAGTTCGTCGAGCTGCCCGCCGACGTGCATCCGTTCTTCGTCGCCACGCAGGCGCACCCGGAGCTGAAGAGCCGGCCGACCCGCCCGCATCCGTTGTTCGCGGCGCTCATCTCGGCGGCATTGAAATACAAAGCGGCCGAACGGCTTCCGGTGGATATTCCGGGTGAAGAACTGGCGGGTGCGACGGAACAGGCGTAG
- the xerD gene encoding site-specific tyrosine recombinase XerD, which translates to MLGRELDAYLDHLAVERGVAPNTLGAYRRDLGRYLDFLTGRGIRSLDRVAESDVAEFTMALRSGGHGHPPLAASSVARALIAVRGWHRFAAAEGLTDTDVAHAVKPPAPGRRLPKALPYDQVLRLLEAAGGGQGDAAAGVDGGPRGLRDRALLELLYSTGARISETVGLDVDDLDLEERSVVLRGKGGKQRLVPIGRPALAAVDAYLVRGRPVLAARGKGNAGALFLNARGARLSRQSAWQVLHTAAERAGIAAAVSPHTLRHSFATHLLDGGADVRVVQELLGHASVTTTQIYTLVTVNTLREVWATAHPRAR; encoded by the coding sequence GTGCTCGGTCGCGAGCTCGACGCCTACCTCGACCATCTCGCCGTCGAGCGCGGCGTCGCGCCCAACACCCTGGGGGCCTACCGGCGTGACCTCGGCCGCTATCTGGACTTCCTGACCGGGCGCGGCATTCGCTCGCTCGACCGGGTCGCGGAGTCCGACGTCGCCGAGTTCACCATGGCGCTGCGGTCGGGCGGCCACGGGCACCCGCCGCTGGCGGCGAGTTCGGTGGCCCGCGCGCTGATCGCCGTGCGCGGCTGGCATCGCTTCGCCGCCGCGGAGGGGCTGACCGACACCGACGTGGCGCACGCGGTGAAGCCGCCCGCGCCGGGCCGCAGGCTGCCCAAGGCGCTGCCCTACGACCAGGTGCTGCGGCTGCTCGAGGCGGCGGGTGGCGGTCAGGGGGACGCCGCGGCGGGCGTCGACGGCGGACCGCGCGGCCTGCGCGACCGCGCGCTGCTGGAATTGCTGTATTCCACCGGCGCCCGGATCTCGGAGACGGTCGGATTGGACGTGGACGATCTCGATCTCGAGGAACGGTCGGTCGTGCTGCGTGGCAAGGGCGGGAAACAGCGCCTGGTGCCGATCGGGCGGCCGGCCCTGGCCGCCGTGGACGCCTACCTGGTGCGCGGACGGCCGGTGCTCGCCGCGCGCGGAAAGGGCAATGCCGGAGCCCTTTTCCTGAATGCCCGGGGCGCGCGGCTGTCCCGGCAGAGCGCCTGGCAGGTGCTGCACACCGCCGCCGAACGGGCCGGTATCGCGGCGGCGGTATCGCCGCACACGTTGCGGCACTCCTTCGCCACCCACTTGCTCGACGGTGGCGCCGATGTCCGGGTGGTGCAGGAACTGCTCGGCCACGCCTCGGTGACCACGACCCAGATCTACACCCTGGTCACCGTCAACACCTTGCGTGAAGTCTGGGCGACCGCGCACCCGCGCGCACGGTAA
- a CDS encoding SRPBCC family protein yields the protein MASTTVDAVIAAPREVVYRLFADRESISPYIPVQVKLIKPGLTEREGVGAQHLIGLGPVGVTEEITKLVPGERMEYKIVKGAPVKRHVGIVTFADADNGTLVSYTMESDPSLPVPAKVLELGLKNLIGQFIKGAQKAVR from the coding sequence ATGGCCAGCACCACCGTCGACGCCGTCATCGCCGCCCCGCGCGAGGTCGTCTACCGGCTCTTCGCCGACCGCGAGAGCATCAGCCCCTACATCCCGGTCCAGGTCAAGCTGATCAAGCCCGGCCTCACCGAACGCGAGGGCGTCGGCGCGCAGCACCTGATCGGTCTCGGCCCGGTCGGGGTCACCGAGGAGATCACGAAGCTCGTGCCCGGCGAGCGGATGGAATACAAGATCGTGAAGGGCGCGCCGGTGAAGCGGCACGTCGGCATCGTCACTTTCGCCGACGCCGACAACGGCACTCTGGTCTCCTACACGATGGAATCGGACCCGTCGCTGCCGGTGCCCGCCAAGGTGCTGGAACTCGGTCTGAAGAACCTGATCGGCCAGTTCATCAAGGGTGCGCAGAAGGCGGTGCGCTGA
- a CDS encoding NUDIX domain-containing protein has translation MTNGGAAEPGSHDFEIESSKTVYSGAILALRLDQVRMPGGRVVEREVIEHHGAVAVAAIDDDGNVVLINQYRHPIARRLLELPAGLLDVPGEDPLLAARRELAEETGLAAREWAVLVDVALSPGFTDEALRIYLARGLYETDRPDPEFEEADLEVVRMPVDAAVRAALSGEIVNATAVAGVLALAAARAGGIEPRPPDAPWDGQPTTFLRRKAAEKSED, from the coding sequence ATGACCAACGGGGGTGCTGCCGAGCCCGGCAGCCACGATTTCGAGATCGAATCCAGCAAGACCGTCTACAGCGGCGCGATCCTCGCGTTGCGGCTCGACCAGGTGCGCATGCCGGGCGGACGGGTCGTCGAACGCGAGGTGATCGAGCATCACGGCGCTGTCGCCGTCGCCGCGATCGATGACGACGGCAACGTGGTGCTGATCAATCAGTACCGCCACCCGATCGCCAGGCGGCTGCTCGAGCTGCCCGCCGGGCTGCTCGACGTGCCCGGGGAGGATCCGCTGCTCGCGGCGCGCCGCGAGCTGGCCGAGGAGACCGGGTTGGCCGCCCGGGAATGGGCGGTCCTGGTGGACGTCGCGCTCTCGCCCGGGTTCACCGACGAAGCGCTGCGGATCTACCTGGCCCGCGGGCTGTACGAGACCGACCGGCCCGATCCCGAATTCGAGGAGGCGGATCTGGAGGTGGTCCGCATGCCGGTCGACGCGGCGGTCCGCGCGGCGCTGAGCGGGGAGATCGTCAACGCCACCGCGGTCGCGGGCGTGCTCGCGCTGGCGGCCGCGCGGGCGGGCGGCATCGAACCGCGGCCGCCGGACGCGCCCTGGGACGGTCAGCCCACGACCTTCCTCCGCCGCAAGGCGGCCGAGAAGTCCGAAGACTGA
- the steA gene encoding putative cytokinetic ring protein SteA: MKMPALLSRNTETLPGLIGTARVDRNTRRLLGRVGPGDIVVLDEMDLDRMTADRLVEARVGAVINTSPSISGRYPNLGPEALVANGILLLDTVSSDAFKKIKDGVKVRVVDGVVYADKLIKKEPEVLVEGIELTECAIAERMIEARNGLADHLEAFAGNTIEFIRTESALLIDGFGVPELDLVMKHRHVVVVADGPEHAEDLQRLKPFIKEYAPILIGVGRGADTLRRRGYRPDVIVGDPEEITTATMKCGAEVILPADTDGHAKGLERIQDLGIGATTFPSSGSAADLALLLADHHGAALIVTAGAPASLDDFFDRGRRDSNPATFLTRLKVGTKLMDAKAVATLYRNRVSGVAVALVVLAALVAVIVVLLASNSGGDVLDWGVDIWNRFARWAQEQAESWEF, translated from the coding sequence ATGAAGATGCCGGCGTTGTTGTCGAGAAACACCGAAACGTTGCCTGGTCTGATCGGGACGGCCCGGGTGGATCGCAACACCCGGCGGCTGCTCGGACGGGTCGGGCCGGGCGACATCGTCGTCCTCGACGAGATGGACCTCGACCGGATGACCGCCGACCGGCTGGTCGAGGCGCGTGTCGGGGCCGTGATCAACACCTCGCCGTCCATTTCCGGCCGTTACCCGAATTTGGGACCCGAAGCGCTCGTCGCCAACGGGATCCTGCTGCTGGACACGGTGAGTTCGGATGCGTTCAAGAAGATCAAGGACGGCGTCAAAGTTCGCGTCGTCGACGGCGTGGTCTATGCCGACAAGCTGATCAAGAAGGAACCGGAGGTCCTCGTCGAGGGCATCGAACTCACCGAGTGCGCGATCGCGGAGCGGATGATCGAGGCGCGCAACGGGCTGGCCGATCATCTCGAAGCGTTCGCGGGCAACACCATCGAATTCATCCGCACCGAGAGCGCGCTGCTCATCGACGGGTTCGGCGTCCCGGAACTGGATCTGGTGATGAAGCACCGGCACGTGGTGGTGGTCGCCGACGGCCCGGAGCACGCCGAGGATCTGCAGCGGCTCAAGCCGTTCATCAAGGAGTACGCCCCGATCCTCATCGGCGTGGGCCGTGGCGCGGACACCCTGCGCAGGCGTGGGTATCGGCCCGACGTCATCGTGGGGGACCCCGAGGAGATCACCACCGCCACCATGAAGTGCGGCGCCGAGGTGATCCTGCCCGCCGACACCGACGGCCATGCCAAAGGGCTGGAGCGCATCCAGGACCTCGGTATCGGTGCGACGACGTTCCCCTCCTCGGGATCGGCCGCCGATCTGGCGCTGCTGCTGGCCGACCATCACGGCGCGGCGCTGATCGTCACCGCGGGGGCGCCCGCCTCGCTCGACGACTTCTTCGACCGCGGCCGCCGCGACAGCAATCCGGCCACCTTCCTCACCCGGCTCAAGGTCGGCACGAAGCTGATGGACGCGAAGGCGGTGGCCACCCTCTACCGCAACCGCGTGTCCGGGGTCGCCGTCGCGTTGGTCGTGCTCGCCGCGCTGGTCGCGGTGATCGTCGTGCTGCTGGCGTCCAACAGCGGCGGGGACGTCCTGGACTGGGGTGTGGACATCTGGAACCGCTTCGCGCGGTGGGCGCAGGAGCAAGCCGAATCTTGGGAATTCTGA
- a CDS encoding copper transporter, translating into MISMRQHAISIVAIFLALAIGVVLGSQTLAADLLSGLRADKTDLRQQVDILTEQNRLLGEQAVAADRFIAGSSGRILGGALADRSVVVFTTPDADPGDVEAVTRALAVSGAAVTGRIALTEAFVDATEGDRMRTALTNVIPAGAQLRTGAVDQGSMAGDLLGLVLLLDPGNGQTRSTPEELGLVLETLRGGGFLAYGDTPVRPAQLAVVITGNGVAAAENGAGSNTARFAGALRGRGAGVVLAGRAGAADGQGPIAVIRTDAALAAQVSTVDNLDRELGRVTTALALGEQLNGGAGRYGTGAKATSLTLAAVPG; encoded by the coding sequence ATGATTTCGATGCGCCAGCACGCCATCTCGATCGTCGCGATCTTTCTCGCGCTTGCGATCGGTGTGGTGCTCGGGTCTCAGACGCTCGCGGCCGATCTGCTGTCCGGATTGCGGGCGGACAAGACCGACCTGCGCCAGCAGGTCGACATCCTGACCGAGCAGAATCGGTTGCTCGGCGAGCAGGCCGTGGCCGCCGACCGATTCATCGCGGGGTCGTCGGGGCGCATCCTCGGCGGTGCGCTCGCCGATCGCAGCGTCGTCGTGTTCACGACGCCGGACGCCGATCCGGGGGACGTCGAAGCGGTGACGCGGGCGCTCGCGGTCTCCGGGGCGGCAGTCACCGGCCGGATCGCGCTCACCGAGGCGTTCGTCGACGCCACGGAGGGGGACCGGATGCGCACGGCGCTCACGAACGTCATCCCGGCCGGGGCGCAGCTGCGGACCGGCGCGGTGGACCAGGGCAGCATGGCCGGTGATCTGCTCGGACTGGTGCTGCTGCTCGATCCGGGGAACGGGCAAACCCGGAGCACGCCGGAGGAACTGGGGCTGGTCCTGGAGACCCTGCGGGGCGGCGGGTTCCTCGCCTACGGCGACACGCCGGTGCGGCCCGCGCAGCTCGCCGTCGTGATCACCGGCAACGGCGTCGCCGCCGCGGAGAACGGTGCCGGCTCGAATACCGCTCGCTTCGCCGGCGCCTTGCGCGGCCGTGGGGCGGGAGTGGTCCTCGCGGGGCGCGCGGGCGCCGCCGACGGGCAGGGGCCGATCGCGGTGATCCGCACCGACGCCGCGCTCGCGGCCCAGGTGAGCACCGTCGACAATCTCGACCGGGAACTCGGCCGGGTCACCACCGCGCTGGCGCTCGGCGAACAGCTCAACGGTGGCGCCGGACGCTACGGCACCGGCGCCAAAGCCACGTCGCTCACCCTGGCCGCCGTCCCGGGCTGA